A single genomic interval of Terriglobus albidus harbors:
- a CDS encoding efflux RND transporter periplasmic adaptor subunit, with the protein MSESKKNEVGGGQQHPEQLPQRGSSRNVVLGLILVLLLLVIGAVAGVFTRGKDNKELERYTAANAAPTVDLVAPKRQGAGKEIVLPGNMQAFTLAPIYARTSGYVRSWTHDIGSHVKQGELLAVIETPELDQQLAQAKADLESAKTNASIAKVTSDRYQDLVGSNAVSQQDTDNAVSVTQQRNAAVQSAEANVRRLQELVGFERIIAPFDGVITARNLDVGQLITASGSTVTAGAGTNVVSRQVFDLSDIRRLRVFVNVPQMYTPDAAVGMTASLTLPQYPGKTFTGKLVRTASAVDPGTRTLLVEVDVDNKTGELLPGSYTEVHLKSTGEVPVLLIPVTALILNAEGQQVATVDAQNKVHMVRVTTGRDFGTTVEVLSGLAEDQKVVATPSDSLAEGDAVRVVAPKQDNTGGAK; encoded by the coding sequence ATGAGCGAATCAAAGAAAAATGAAGTAGGTGGCGGACAGCAGCACCCGGAGCAACTCCCGCAGCGAGGGAGTTCCCGCAACGTCGTCCTCGGTCTGATCCTTGTCCTGCTGCTGTTGGTGATTGGCGCCGTCGCGGGTGTGTTCACGCGCGGCAAAGACAATAAAGAGCTGGAGAGATACACCGCAGCCAACGCCGCTCCCACCGTGGACCTGGTCGCTCCCAAGCGACAGGGTGCGGGCAAAGAGATTGTTCTTCCGGGCAATATGCAGGCGTTCACCCTGGCCCCTATCTACGCCAGAACCAGTGGCTACGTTCGTTCGTGGACGCATGACATTGGCTCCCATGTAAAGCAGGGTGAGCTGCTTGCAGTGATCGAGACGCCGGAGCTTGACCAGCAGCTTGCACAGGCGAAGGCAGATCTCGAAAGCGCAAAGACCAATGCCAGCATCGCGAAGGTCACGTCTGACAGATATCAGGACCTCGTGGGCAGCAACGCTGTCTCGCAGCAGGACACCGACAATGCTGTAAGCGTAACCCAGCAGCGCAACGCCGCTGTGCAGTCAGCGGAAGCCAACGTTCGCAGGCTGCAGGAGCTGGTTGGCTTTGAGCGCATCATCGCGCCCTTCGATGGTGTCATCACGGCCCGCAACCTGGACGTGGGACAACTGATTACCGCCTCGGGAAGCACCGTGACCGCAGGCGCCGGGACCAATGTTGTTAGCCGGCAGGTCTTCGACCTGTCAGACATTCGCAGGCTGCGCGTCTTCGTGAACGTTCCCCAGATGTACACACCCGATGCCGCTGTCGGCATGACCGCCTCACTGACACTGCCTCAGTATCCGGGAAAGACCTTCACCGGAAAGCTTGTACGCACTGCCAGCGCCGTTGATCCCGGCACACGGACGTTGCTTGTGGAAGTGGATGTCGACAACAAAACCGGGGAGTTGCTGCCGGGAAGCTACACGGAGGTTCACCTTAAGTCGACCGGTGAGGTGCCGGTGCTGCTCATTCCTGTAACCGCCCTGATCCTGAACGCGGAAGGACAACAGGTTGCCACGGTCGATGCACAGAATAAGGTCCATATGGTTCGAGTCACCACCGGCCGTGATTTTGGCACCACCGTTGAAGTGCTGAGCGGACTGGCAGAGGACCAGAAGGTTGTCGCCACCCCCTCGGACTCTCTTGCGGAAGGCGATGCCGTTCGGGTTGTCGCGCCGAAGCAAGACAACACAGGAGGCGCGAAGTGA
- a CDS encoding efflux transporter outer membrane subunit, with amino-acid sequence MTRRASLAAVGMVGAALSMGGCKVGPAYKAPAVQAPPAYSENGANGGPTGNWSAAAPADDKSRGQWWTVYNDATLDQLEEQCANANLSIAAASQAYEQSHALVQSVRSALFPSVSIGASATRNRISSYRPLRPTTAPNYYWDFLIPLSISWEPDIWGRVHRQIESASATAQASAADLANTRLSLQGTLAATYFQIRGIDLQTKLLQSTVDAYTETLGLTENRRKGGLASESDVEQAKTQLEQTRAQLIDLGVQRAKLEHAIAVLIAVPAQTYKLAEKPLDGDPPAIPVGIPSELLQRRPDIATAERRVAAANALIGVQKAAYYPNITLGANGGVESSDITNLMNTGSTLWNAGPSASEILFDAGRRKANVQAAVAQREQAAALYQQQVLSAFRDVEDQLSSLRILADEAQVQQRAVASAERSTELSILRYKRGLAPYLEVLTNQTIQLSNERVAAGLVADRIVASVGLQIAIGGGWNSLQLPKN; translated from the coding sequence GTGACACGCAGGGCAAGTCTGGCTGCCGTAGGGATGGTTGGCGCTGCCCTGAGTATGGGCGGTTGCAAGGTCGGCCCTGCGTACAAGGCGCCGGCGGTGCAGGCTCCTCCTGCCTATTCCGAGAATGGCGCCAACGGCGGGCCAACGGGTAACTGGAGTGCCGCCGCTCCCGCTGACGATAAGAGCCGCGGTCAATGGTGGACGGTCTATAACGATGCCACTTTGGATCAGTTGGAAGAACAGTGCGCCAACGCCAACCTGAGCATCGCTGCGGCCTCACAAGCATACGAGCAGTCGCACGCGCTGGTGCAGAGTGTGCGCTCAGCGCTCTTCCCTTCGGTGTCGATCGGAGCCTCGGCCACACGCAACCGCATTTCGTCCTACAGGCCGCTGCGTCCGACCACTGCTCCGAACTACTACTGGGACTTCCTGATTCCGCTCTCCATAAGCTGGGAGCCCGATATCTGGGGCCGTGTCCATCGCCAGATTGAGTCTGCCTCCGCTACTGCTCAGGCCTCGGCCGCCGACCTGGCGAACACCCGTCTCAGCCTGCAGGGAACGCTTGCAGCAACCTACTTCCAGATCCGCGGGATCGATCTGCAGACCAAGCTGCTGCAATCGACCGTGGATGCCTACACGGAGACCCTGGGTCTGACAGAGAACCGTCGCAAAGGTGGACTGGCGTCGGAGAGCGATGTCGAGCAGGCGAAGACGCAACTGGAACAGACACGCGCGCAGTTGATCGATCTCGGCGTACAGCGTGCAAAGCTTGAGCATGCGATTGCTGTTCTGATCGCCGTTCCTGCTCAAACCTACAAGCTCGCCGAAAAGCCACTGGACGGCGACCCGCCCGCGATTCCTGTCGGTATCCCCTCAGAGCTCTTGCAGCGCCGGCCGGACATCGCCACAGCTGAGCGCCGTGTCGCGGCAGCGAACGCGCTGATCGGAGTTCAGAAAGCAGCGTACTACCCGAACATCACCCTGGGCGCGAACGGCGGTGTTGAGAGCAGCGACATCACCAACCTTATGAATACGGGCTCGACGCTGTGGAATGCAGGCCCGTCAGCAAGCGAGATTCTTTTCGACGCGGGCCGCAGGAAAGCAAACGTACAGGCGGCAGTGGCACAGCGGGAACAGGCTGCGGCTCTCTACCAGCAGCAGGTTCTCTCGGCCTTCCGCGACGTGGAAGATCAGCTCTCGTCACTCCGCATCCTGGCGGATGAAGCCCAGGTCCAGCAACGCGCCGTCGCCAGCGCTGAACGTTCGACCGAGCTTTCTATTCTTCGTTATAAGCGCGGACTCGCACCTTATCTTGAAGTACTGACCAATCAGACGATCCAGCTTTCCAACGAGCGTGTCGCCGCCGGACTGGTCGCGGACAGAATCGTAGCGAGCGTCGGATTGCAGATCGCCATCGGCGGAGGCTGGAACTCACTGCAACTGCCGAAGAATTAG
- a CDS encoding SpoIIE family protein phosphatase, whose protein sequence is MATAAYIIRPQLVERRARLQAASGSVPDDYLRELLAEVDTALAKIEVGRYGLCETCNDSIEKDRLELDPLCRFCLDHLDDKERAQHQKDLDLATQIQFQLLPPRNLTLERWEAQYRYEPVGAVGGDYCEVSLQGDAASGNQRLFFAVGDVAGKGVAASLLMMHLSAIFRSLLSMNLSLAEIVTRANRLFCESTGPAHYATLVCGRATTDGIEICNAGHCPPLLLLHHGTEWLDSNGLPLGISPSAQYTVTQHTPCDGECLVFYSDGITEATSPSGDDYQHERLIQTLRERFQHGAHAMCDAVLHDLGQFRGATPAADDVTLLIVRRH, encoded by the coding sequence ATGGCAACGGCGGCATACATAATTCGGCCTCAACTTGTCGAGCGTCGCGCGCGACTCCAGGCCGCTTCAGGATCGGTTCCTGACGACTATCTTCGAGAGCTTCTTGCGGAAGTAGATACTGCTCTCGCGAAGATCGAGGTCGGACGTTACGGCTTGTGTGAGACATGTAATGACTCCATTGAAAAAGATCGGCTGGAGCTCGACCCTCTCTGCCGATTCTGTCTCGACCACCTGGACGACAAGGAACGGGCACAGCATCAAAAAGATCTTGATCTGGCAACACAGATCCAATTTCAGCTTTTGCCGCCGAGAAATCTCACACTGGAACGATGGGAGGCACAGTACCGCTACGAGCCTGTAGGGGCCGTGGGAGGCGACTACTGCGAGGTAAGCCTGCAGGGTGACGCCGCCAGTGGCAACCAGCGCCTCTTTTTCGCAGTTGGCGATGTGGCCGGCAAAGGAGTCGCGGCATCCTTGCTGATGATGCACCTCAGCGCCATCTTTCGTAGCTTACTGTCGATGAACCTTTCACTTGCAGAGATCGTCACAAGAGCGAACCGCCTCTTCTGCGAGAGCACCGGGCCGGCTCACTATGCAACCCTGGTGTGCGGTCGAGCTACCACGGACGGAATCGAGATATGCAACGCCGGGCACTGTCCGCCCCTCCTTCTGCTTCATCACGGAACCGAATGGCTGGATTCAAACGGTCTCCCCCTGGGTATCTCCCCAAGTGCTCAGTACACGGTGACGCAGCACACCCCATGCGACGGAGAGTGTCTCGTCTTTTACTCCGATGGCATCACCGAGGCCACGAGTCCATCGGGAGACGACTACCAGCATGAGCGTTTGATCCAGACCCTCAGAGAACGGTTCCAGCATGGCGCACACGCCATGTGTGACGCCGTACTGCACGATCTCGGACAATTCCGCGGAGCGACTCCAGCCGCTGATGATGTAACTCTTTTAATCGTGCGGCGCCACTAG
- a CDS encoding class I SAM-dependent methyltransferase — protein MATTQAPVINMDQLNAFLGKFIDDLGASVHAGMVVIGEKLGLYKALAGAPATSAELAKKTGTDERYLREWLASQAAGGYITYDASTQQFSLTPEQAFTLATEDSPAYLPGAFELALGSLAAVPRIAESFRTGAGMGWGEHVEGVFHGCEKFFRPGYAANLVSSWIPALQGVQAKLEQGARVADVGCGTGSSTILMAKAFPKSEFFGFDYHDKSVEAAREKAQKEGLSDRVHFEVAKAKEFPGKDYDFVAVFDCLHDMGDPVGAAKHVRQSLAPGGTWMIVEPFANDELKDNLNPVGRVYYSFSTLLCTPCSRSQEVGMCLGAQAGEARIRDVVTNAGFTHFRRATETPFNIVYEART, from the coding sequence ATGGCGACGACACAGGCTCCTGTCATCAATATGGATCAACTGAACGCCTTCCTGGGAAAGTTCATCGACGACCTGGGTGCTTCCGTGCATGCCGGCATGGTGGTGATCGGTGAAAAACTCGGCTTATACAAGGCCCTCGCCGGTGCACCTGCGACGTCGGCTGAGCTGGCAAAAAAGACGGGAACAGACGAGCGATACCTGCGCGAATGGCTGGCGTCACAGGCAGCAGGCGGATACATCACATACGACGCATCGACTCAGCAGTTCAGCCTCACTCCGGAACAGGCGTTCACGCTTGCCACGGAAGATAGTCCGGCATATCTGCCCGGCGCCTTCGAACTGGCATTGGGCTCGTTGGCTGCCGTGCCGCGAATTGCGGAATCCTTTCGAACCGGGGCTGGCATGGGCTGGGGTGAGCATGTTGAGGGCGTGTTCCATGGGTGCGAGAAGTTCTTTCGGCCCGGTTATGCTGCGAATCTCGTCAGTTCCTGGATCCCTGCACTTCAGGGTGTCCAGGCAAAGCTTGAACAAGGAGCGCGGGTAGCCGACGTTGGATGTGGCACCGGATCATCCACCATCCTGATGGCCAAAGCCTTTCCAAAATCGGAGTTCTTTGGATTCGATTACCACGACAAATCCGTTGAGGCAGCGCGCGAAAAAGCGCAAAAGGAAGGTCTGTCCGATCGGGTTCACTTCGAGGTGGCCAAAGCCAAAGAGTTTCCCGGCAAAGACTATGACTTTGTCGCCGTGTTCGATTGCCTCCACGATATGGGCGACCCCGTCGGGGCAGCCAAACATGTGCGGCAGTCCCTGGCTCCAGGGGGTACCTGGATGATTGTGGAGCCTTTTGCCAACGACGAACTCAAAGACAATTTGAATCCAGTCGGCCGGGTCTATTACTCCTTTTCGACGCTCCTGTGCACACCCTGCTCCCGCTCGCAGGAAGTTGGAATGTGCCTCGGCGCGCAGGCCGGCGAGGCGCGAATTCGCGATGTGGTAACCAACGCAGGGTTCACACATTTCCGGCGGGCCACGGAAACACCTTTTAATATCGTGTACGAGGCAAGAACGTAG
- a CDS encoding ATP-binding protein, producing the protein MIDRSVLGGISAFANLPDDQLEWFLSHAEEVHLEAGEPFARKGDPPAWLFVLLEGQFQWRGEFGGDTVVLPSPAGEVTGVYPFSRMKEFTVTGIALNKARLLRFPVSMFPELIPKMPEFTARLVAKMSDRIREGTRIEQQRDRLFSLGRLSAGLAHELNNPASAAARAASQLQEHLDRLKFASFELGRCALSEEQRLDLVHFEKQLLPDCDPDPLALGDLEDQIALVLLSLGEHETWQSSSALARCQVQPEALRSILLKLDPAAVHAAVTRLAATAELGVLSRAIVTSTSRISELVGAVKEYTYLDQAPVQDVDIVRSLESTLAIFDHKLREGITIVRDYQPVPLLVNSFGSQLNQVWTNLILNAIEAMAGKGDLRLRTSRQGEMAVVEIGDNGPGIPEEIRPHIFEPFFTTKGIGEGTGLGLDTALRIVRNHQGEIHVESRPGDTCFQVWLPLVSESVQGVT; encoded by the coding sequence GTGATTGACCGATCTGTGCTCGGAGGCATTTCTGCCTTCGCGAACCTGCCTGATGACCAGCTAGAGTGGTTTCTGAGTCACGCAGAAGAGGTGCATCTTGAAGCGGGAGAGCCGTTCGCACGGAAAGGCGATCCTCCGGCCTGGCTATTCGTTCTGCTGGAAGGGCAGTTTCAGTGGCGCGGCGAGTTCGGCGGCGACACTGTCGTACTGCCCTCCCCAGCCGGCGAAGTCACCGGGGTGTATCCGTTCTCGCGGATGAAGGAGTTCACCGTCACGGGTATCGCGCTGAACAAGGCGAGACTGTTGCGGTTTCCTGTTTCGATGTTTCCCGAACTGATTCCGAAGATGCCGGAGTTTACCGCGCGGCTGGTCGCGAAGATGTCTGACCGGATTCGGGAGGGCACCCGCATCGAGCAACAGAGAGACCGGCTATTTTCTCTGGGCAGACTGTCGGCAGGTCTGGCGCATGAACTGAATAATCCAGCATCAGCGGCTGCGCGTGCGGCAAGTCAGTTACAGGAACATCTGGACCGCCTGAAGTTCGCTTCGTTTGAGCTGGGGCGATGCGCCCTCTCCGAGGAGCAGCGACTGGACCTGGTGCACTTTGAAAAACAGCTCCTACCCGATTGCGATCCCGACCCGCTGGCATTGGGTGATTTGGAGGATCAGATCGCATTGGTTCTGCTCTCGCTGGGAGAGCATGAGACCTGGCAATCCTCCTCCGCGTTGGCAAGATGCCAGGTCCAGCCGGAGGCGTTGCGGTCCATCCTGCTCAAGCTTGATCCTGCGGCTGTGCACGCGGCGGTGACACGGCTGGCCGCAACGGCGGAGCTTGGTGTGCTCTCCCGTGCGATTGTGACCAGTACTTCGCGTATCTCGGAGCTGGTGGGCGCCGTTAAGGAATACACCTACCTGGACCAGGCGCCGGTGCAGGATGTCGATATCGTGCGCAGCCTGGAGTCGACTCTGGCGATCTTCGATCACAAGCTCCGGGAAGGGATCACGATTGTACGGGACTATCAACCGGTTCCGTTGCTGGTGAACTCCTTCGGAAGCCAGCTCAACCAGGTTTGGACGAATCTCATCCTCAATGCCATTGAGGCGATGGCCGGCAAAGGAGACCTGCGGCTACGGACATCGCGTCAGGGCGAGATGGCCGTTGTCGAGATTGGCGACAACGGTCCAGGTATCCCGGAGGAGATACGGCCACATATCTTTGAACCGTTCTTCACGACGAAGGGTATCGGTGAGGGAACGGGACTGGGACTCGATACGGCGTTGCGAATTGTCCGGAACCACCAGGGTGAGATCCATGTCGAATCTCGTCCAGGTGATACCTGTTTTCAGGTGTGGCTTCCGTTGGTGTCTGAAAGCGTGCAAGGTGTGACTTAG
- a CDS encoding outer membrane beta-barrel protein produces the protein MRYNILGVVLVAGCIFSTARVWAQARPESNGPKYGSMEIAANFHAARANTVPAFNFWMKGGGVQVERALTHRWSLGADLSRLHTGKMPGTNVGLDLTAAVIGPRYSISSLQGRLKVYGQAMGGVARGSNSLFPNPNGATSSAKGAALMIGGGVNYRVSSRVYVRAIEADWLRTSLSNGTTTVQNNLRLSSGVVVRF, from the coding sequence ATGCGTTACAACATTCTCGGAGTAGTGCTCGTTGCAGGCTGCATTTTCAGCACAGCACGCGTATGGGCGCAGGCGCGCCCGGAATCCAATGGGCCGAAATACGGCTCGATGGAGATTGCGGCTAACTTTCATGCCGCCCGTGCCAACACGGTTCCCGCGTTCAACTTTTGGATGAAGGGCGGCGGCGTTCAGGTGGAAAGAGCGCTGACGCATCGGTGGAGCCTCGGGGCGGATCTCTCCCGCTTGCATACTGGCAAAATGCCCGGTACGAACGTGGGCTTAGACCTGACAGCGGCGGTCATCGGCCCGCGTTACAGCATCTCCTCTCTCCAGGGACGGCTCAAGGTCTATGGCCAGGCCATGGGAGGGGTGGCGCGCGGAAGCAATAGTCTGTTTCCGAATCCCAATGGCGCAACGTCCAGCGCTAAGGGGGCGGCGCTCATGATCGGCGGAGGCGTGAACTATCGCGTTTCATCGCGTGTCTACGTGCGTGCGATCGAAGCTGACTGGCTAAGGACCTCTCTATCGAATGGCACGACAACGGTGCAGAATAACCTGCGCTTGAGCTCGGGTGTGGTTGTGCGTTTTTGA